The following is a genomic window from Calliphora vicina chromosome 5, idCalVici1.1, whole genome shotgun sequence.
TTGTAGCAAAATAATATAGAATGTTTGCAACTCTTGCAAATATACCACCAAGAGTAATTAACGCTAGTacatattttcttataatatattatatatgtatgtatgtgagtattttgtatgtatgtatattttaatatataatcgaattgttattgtattttgcgaatttgtaaaatgaaatgacatgtttttttttcgtgtttTTCCGTTGCCTTTTTGGTATCTGTTTTATTACTTAAGCAGCTAGCatcttagaaaaaatataatttaaatttttggttttatgaaATACATCGGGGTTGGGTTGTTTATGTGCCTTATATCGTTAATGGAAGTCGGGGTTAACTGAAAGGGGGAAATGGTTggagaaagaaaataaaatattaaataatattcagaTATAAATAATAACTCTATAAAAATACgcatttttatgtatattagtACAGCGATAATAaaccattcattcatttaacCCATTTTATTACGTTCTCCAAGCATTGCAATTTCCACTTAAATCGTTTATGTGTGACTGTTGGGAACAATAGAGAGCGCTATAAAATAGGTTAGGACATCATTGCATCATCCTCAAGTGTTTTAAcgacttgtttttttgtttttttgtaaataatgctGCAACAGTTGTAAAGCGTTCATTCGTTGTGGGTCAACATTCTGAGATTAGTTTTTGGTTGTGTCATTTGTGTAGAAATATAGGCCAGCACTttggaaaatacattttttttaatggttgtttttttgttagaaattatataaaaatcatttcaaaatatattaatgctaagtttttataaataaatatagataCACAATGCAATTTCAATTAACCGCTGTTGAGGGAAATTAAAGTGTTTATACATtacagaaaaaacaacaaactaagATTATACATGAATTTGATATGCTAAAGCGTTCCTGCATTTCTAAATCcctaaatttaatcaaaaataaatatagttaACTAGTGAATGTAGCTATGTTTTGAGTATTGTTATAAATACAAGTGTTATTTTTACTTTCTCACGactgagttaggtcttcgaCAGGAAAGTTTCCGATCTATGACTTCCAATTAATTAACTTTACTTTAACAttcaactgtttaaaaataccGAGCTCACAACACACATATGTATATCGAAATTACTCTGAAAGTATTCACGTTCCCAATTTGAAATAGCATGTCTGTGGAAAATAACTTTGCACTATCTAAGTGTGTATTTACTCAGTAATTTGTGTTgtcttgtttttaaaatgacaAGATTAATTGTTAAGTCTCAATAATTCCAGAAATATAAACTGTAAATGTTTATATTGAAAcctaattactttttttttgttgtttgtgcatataaacttattaataaaaactaacaagTTTTTGCATCAAGAAAATTTCTCGAAGAATTCTTACTTACGTCAGCTATTACGCATTCACTGACGTGCATACACCTACTGTTAAATTTATTCGTAATGTAATTTTCGACATGTAATTACATCGGGAAAGATGAGAGGAATTATTTAACATGTTTATTGGGAACGGCAATAACActattctatatatatgtatatataaaaataataataataaagtttatCACAAGGAGAAGCAACGTGTAGCTAGCTAGCTGTATTTATTTTCTAACAAATGAACTAAATTTTTGATCTAAcgttgtattttaaataaaatgataaataaatgtttattaaactaGTCTTTGAGTCTTTGTGTAAATGCATACAAATTAGTTTCGAGTTTCAATGATGGGTTAATTGAAATTTCATTGCAAGCAAACACGTTACAATTTcagattgtttattttttctatcCATAGTATTCGTTTAAAATGTAATGCAGATCCTTAAatgaaagttttgttttaaataatttacattgtTTGTTAATTACCactatttaaactaattttacttgtttttaatttatttttgttttgttttgtttgtttcctAAAACATATTCTCTCATTATCAGAAGGCTATTTctatatattatatatgtatgtatgtttgtatgtatgtatatcatatTTAAGTCACAATAATACTTCTAAAACctacaatatgtatgtatgtattaataaaGAGTTTatgacaaaaacagtaacaacattttattttatagtttgcCAAGTTTGGCATGTTCCACTGAAATGTGCAGGTTTTAATCAAAATGCTCAATTTactttaaagaatttgtttttttgtttgttttttgtaaaaccTGCATCAGAGGAACACTAACTaggtgtttgttttaaaaatgttgttagtgTTAATAACTCTTTATATTTTGATGcactattattataatttattttaaattttattaaatttctgatAAGTACcgaataaatgttaaaattagaACAATAAATGGAAACCTAAttcttttctttacttttttactttctttttttttggaaaatgtgaaGAATATTGCTGGTTTTTGTATGATCTTATGTACATTGAAAGgagtagattttttttataaaacaaaaaaaaatatagttcttTTATTTTAAGCCTTTTCCTTTGCACAATAAATCttattatttgaaatgaaaaaccaATGAATTTTAACAAAGAAAATTGGGAATAAATTGcactaattaaattaaacaaaaaaaaaaaaatacaaaaaaaaagttacaaaaggaaagatattaaaataaaaaacacatgtATGAGAAGCTAAATTGAAATTACATAGAGAGATTCATTCAAAACATTCATAAACAATAAAGCAATCAATAGATTATGTAAAATCATCAAATCCGAACAAAACGGAAATCATTCACATGAAATCCCCAGATATCGGATATgatgagaaaataaatatttccggTATTTTCAGATTATATTAAAGCTTATTATTTAGTTAGTAGAGTgaacaaaacgaaaaataataaaataagtaaatggATTGATTTGATTttcttgttttcattttgtatcatcataaatgattaatttccattttctttttctttaaaagtatttatatatatataaaaaaaaggataAAGAAGCGTAAGAGATAAGAAATTATTAGTGGTATGCATAACGAtgattattgtttaaaattagaGGGCTTTGTTAAAAAgtgtagtattattattattatttttaaacttattttatttaagactGCATAACAAACAAAAGGCCAAAAAATACGGCCCACATTAAAATAATCCCGTGCACTTTATAAATGGGATTCTCACCGTCAGCGATCTTTCTAGCAACAAATTTAAGTGTTTCATCTAATAAAACTACGGGAATTGAGAATTTCATCACAGTTAGCCATTCATCAGTACCCAATGGTGTCACTTGGAACACGGTCTATGAGTAGAGAAAAAAGAATGAAGAGTACGAGAGAGAgagaaatttgtaaaataaatataaattagtatTATGTATTATATAAATCGAGATACGTAAATAGTTTGtcacgatttaaaaaaaaaaataaaaaaaatgttcacttaCAGAAAGTACTTCAACATGGAGAATGACAAAGTGCAATGAGAATGACAATGCCATTGAACCAATCAACCACATGTTGGACCATGGGGGCATGGAAATCAAAGATTGATTTTCAGACAAACTAGAGAGAAACAATAAATCGTTAGCACATGTACTTTGAAAtgtcttttgttttattaagaaatgttTACCTGTTCATGGCGTTCAACATTTCAATGGTGACCAATACGGAAAGAGCCATGGTCATGGCATGGGGATCGCTGAAGATCTTGCAGTCGACACCCTTGAAGTCATCACCACCACCCAAGCAGGACAAATGATGAGTGAGTTGCCAGTAGTTTAGATGAGGGCCAGATTCAGCAAACAAGAACCACCAGGCAGCGGAACCGACGGTAGCAGCGCCTACATAACCACCAATAGCCATATAACTGTGTATACAGAGATGATTACAGTCAGTAAGTTTTTTCACAACAGCATTATAAATTCAAATCTTAAACTTACCGGAAGAACAACCATCCGGAAATCAAACCTTCATCAGCCTTACGTGGTGGTTTTTCCATGATGTCCAAATCGGGAGGATTGAAACCGAGGGCAGTAGCTGGAAGACCATCAGTAACCTATTGTGAAACAAGACACAAATTAATACCAAAATACCGTTAATATTTCTGGCGACTGCAATGCGAATTGCCACTTACCAAGTTGACCCACAACAATTGTACGGGAATCAAGGCTTCGGGAAGACCAAGAGCAGCAGTCAAGAAAATGGAGACGACTTCACCAATGTTGGATGAGATCAAATAGCGGATAAACTGTTTCATGTTGTTGTAGATGGCACGACCTTCTTCAACAGCAGACACAATGGAAGAGAAGTTATCATCGGCCAACACCATCTCGGCGGCAGACTTAGCGACAGCGGTACCAGAGCCCATAGCAATACCAATTTCGGCCTTCTTCAAGGCAGGGGCGTCATTGACACCATCACCAGTCATAGCGGAGATTTCGTTCATGCTTTGCAAGTACTCAACAATCTTTGACTTGTGTTGGGGTTCTACGCGGGAGAACAAACGAGCACGAGCACAGGCAGCCTTTTGTTCAGCGGGGGACAAATCGTCGAATTCGCGGCCAGAGTAGGACTTGTTGGTAGTATCTTCATCTTCACCAAAAACGCCGATACGACGGCAAATAGCTTCAGCGGTAGCCTTGTTGTCACCGGTGATGACAATGACGCGGATACCAGCAGCACGGCAGCGGACAATCGAATCGAAAACTTCTTTACGTGGGGGATCCAACATACCGACGACACCGACAAAGGTTAGGTTGACTTCATAGAGGTAGAACTTAGTGGAATCACCCAAGTCCATTTCATCGGGGCGCATTGGGCTATCAGCGACAGCCAAAGCCAAGCAACGCAATGTATCTCTGCCAGTACCGTATTGAGCAGTCAAAGACAAGATCTTGGCCTTCAAGGCGCTAGTAAGTGGAACCTTGGAGGTACCAACGCGAGCGTGTGTGCAACGGTCCAAAACACCTTCGGGAGCGCCCTTAACGAACAATTTAGGTCCGGTTCCGAGGCGAGATGCCTTGAGGGGTACACAGTATGAAGACATGGATTTACGATCGCGAGAGAATTCCAAAGTGAATTCCTTCTTCCACTTGGTTTCGATTTCTTGGCGGACAGCAATGGCGGCAGAACGACGATCCAAACCGGCCTTGTTGACACCGAAGGGGTTCATTTTTTCAGCCAACACAATGAGGGCAGTTTCG
Proteins encoded in this region:
- the SERCA gene encoding calcium-transporting ATPase sarcoplasmic/endoplasmic reticulum type isoform X1 is translated as MEDGHAKTVEQVLQHFGTDGEKGLTLDQVKDNQKKYGPNELPTEEGKSIWQLVLEQFDDLLVKILLLAAIISFVLALFEEHEDTFTAFVEPLVILLILIANAVVGVWQERNAESAIEALKEYEPEMGKVVRQDKSGIQKIRAKEIVPGDIVEVSVGDKIPADIRLTHIYSTTLRIDQSILTGESVSVIKHTDAIPDPRAVNQDKKNILFSGTNVAAGKARGVVCGTGLNTAIGKIRTEMSETEEIKTPLQQKLDEFGEQLSKVISVICVAVWAINIGHFNDPAHGGSWIKGAIYYFKIAVALAVAAIPEGLPAVITTCLALGTRRMAKKNAIVRSLPSVETLGCTSVICSDKTGTLTTNQMSVSRMFVFDKVEGNDSSFLEFELTGSTYEPIGELFLNGQRVKASEYDALQEVSTICIMCNDSAIDYNEFKQCFEKVGEATETALIVLAEKMNPFGVNKAGLDRRSAAIAVRQEIETKWKKEFTLEFSRDRKSMSSYCVPLKASRLGTGPKLFVKGAPEGVLDRCTHARVGTSKVPLTSALKAKILSLTAQYGTGRDTLRCLALAVADSPMRPDEMDLGDSTKFYLYEVNLTFVGVVGMLDPPRKEVFDSIVRCRAAGIRVIVITGDNKATAEAICRRIGVFGEDEDTTNKSYSGREFDDLSPAEQKAACARARLFSRVEPQHKSKIVEYLQSMNEISAMTGDGVNDAPALKKAEIGIAMGSGTAVAKSAAEMVLADDNFSSIVSAVEEGRAIYNNMKQFIRYLISSNIGEVVSIFLTAALGLPEALIPVQLLWVNLVTDGLPATALGFNPPDLDIMEKPPRKADEGLISGWLFFRYMAIGGYVGAATVGSAAWWFLFAESGPHLNYWQLTHHLSCLGGGDDFKGVDCKIFSDPHAMTMALSVLVTIEMLNAMNSLSENQSLISMPPWSNMWLIGSMALSFSLHFVILHVEVLSTVFQVTPLGTDEWLTVMKFSIPVVLLDETLKFVARKIADGENPIYKVHGIILMWAVFFGLLFVMQS
- the SERCA gene encoding calcium-transporting ATPase sarcoplasmic/endoplasmic reticulum type isoform X2; protein product: MEDGHAKTVEQVLQHFGTDGEKGLTLDQVKDNQKKYGPNELPTEEGKSIWQLVLEQFDDLLVKILLLAAIISFVLALFEEHEDTFTAFVEPLVILLILIANAVVGVWQERNAESAIEALKEYEPEMGKVVRQDKSGIQKIRAKEIVPGDIVEVSVGDKIPADIRLTHIYSTTLRIDQSILTGESVSVIKHTDAIPDPRAVNQDKKNILFSGTNVAAGKARGVVCGTGLNTAIGKIRTEMSETEEIKTPLQQKLDEFGEQLSKVISVICVAVWAINIGHFNDPAHGGSWIKGAIYYFKIAVALAVAAIPEGLPAVITTCLALGTRRMAKKNAIVRSLPSVETLGCTSVICSDKTGTLTTNQMSVSRMFVFDKVEGNDSSFLEFELTGSTYEPIGELFLNGQRVKASEYDALQEVSTICIMCNDSAIDYNEFKQCFEKVGEATETALIVLAEKMNPFGVNKAGLDRRSAAIAVRQEIETKWKKEFTLEFSRDRKSMSSYCVPLKASRLGTGPKLFVKGAPEGVLDRCTHARVGTSKVPLTSALKAKILSLTAQYGTGRDTLRCLALAVADSPMRPDEMDLGDSTKFYLYEVNLTFVGVVGMLDPPRKEVFDSIVRCRAAGIRVIVITGDNKATAEAICRRIGVFGEDEDTTNKSYSGREFDDLSPAEQKAACARARLFSRVEPQHKSKIVEYLQSMNEISAMTGDGVNDAPALKKAEIGIAMGSGTAVAKSAAEMVLADDNFSSIVSAVEEGRAIYNNMKQFIRYLISSNIGEVVSIFLTAALGLPEALIPVQLLWVNLVTDGLPATALGFNPPDLDIMEKPPRKADEGLISGWLFFRYMAIGGYVGAATVGSAAWWFLFAESGPHLNYWQLTHHLSCLGGGDDFKGVDCKIFSDPHAMTMALSVLVTIEMLNAMNSLSENQSLISMPPWSNMWLIGSMALSFSLHFVILHVEVLSTVFQVTPLGTDEWLTVMKFSIPVVLLDETLKFVARKIADVPDVVIDKW
- the SERCA gene encoding calcium-transporting ATPase sarcoplasmic/endoplasmic reticulum type isoform X3 → MEDGHAKTVEQVLQHFGTDGEKGLTLDQVKDNQKKYGPNELPTEEGKSIWQLVLEQFDDLLVKILLLAAIISFVLALFEEHEDTFTAFVEPLVILLILIANAVVGVWQERNAESAIEALKEYEPEMGKVVRQDKSGIQKIRAKEIVPGDIVEVSVGDKIPADIRLTHIYSTTLRIDQSILTGESVSVIKHTDAIPDPRAVNQDKKNILFSGTNVAAGKARGVVCGTGLNTAIGKIRTEMSETEEIKTPLQQKLDEFGEQLSKVISVICVAVWAINIGHFNDPAHGGSWIKGAIYYFKIAVALAVAAIPEGLPAVITTCLALGTRRMAKKNAIVRSLPSVETLGCTSVICSDKTGTLTTNQMSVSRMFVFDKVEGNDSSFLEFELTGSTYEPIGELFLNGQRVKASEYDALQEVSTICIMCNDSAIDYNEFKQCFEKVGEATETALIVLAEKMNPFGVNKAGLDRRSAAIAVRQEIETKWKKEFTLEFSRDRKSMSSYCVPLKASRLGTGPKLFVKGAPEGVLDRCTHARVGTSKVPLTSALKAKILSLTAQYGTGRDTLRCLALAVADSPMRPDEMDLGDSTKFYLYEVNLTFVGVVGMLDPPRKEVFDSIVRCRAAGIRVIVITGDNKATAEAICRRIGVFGEDEDTTNKSYSGREFDDLSPAEQKAACARARLFSRVEPQHKSKIVEYLQSMNEISAMTGDGVNDAPALKKAEIGIAMGSGTAVAKSAAEMVLADDNFSSIVSAVEEGRAIYNNMKQFIRYLISSNIGEVVSIFLTAALGLPEALIPVQLLWVNLVTDGLPATALGFNPPDLDIMEKPPRKADEGLISGWLFFRYMAIGGYVGAATVGSAAWWFLFAESGPHLNYWQLTHHLSCLGGGDDFKGVDCKIFSDPHAMTMALSVLVTIEMLNAMNSLSENQSLISMPPWSNMWLIGSMALSFSLHFVILHVEVLSTVFQVTPLGTDEWLTVMKFSIPVVLLDETLKFVARKIADVNPDFH